Genomic DNA from Triticum dicoccoides isolate Atlit2015 ecotype Zavitan chromosome 4B, WEW_v2.0, whole genome shotgun sequence:
CAGCAAGCAGCAGCGCTCGGTGTACTAGCTTGTGAGACATGGCCGACAGCAGACAGGCGCTGGCGCTGATggccatcctcgtcgtcgtcgctgcggCGCTCGCCGTGGGGGCGCAGGCGGTGTGCGACATGGACAACGACGACTTCATGGCGTgccagccggcggcggcggcgacgacggaccCACAGCCGGCGCCGTCGG
This window encodes:
- the LOC119291852 gene encoding putative lipid-transfer protein DIR1 — protein: MADSRQALALMAILVVVAAALAVGAQAVCDMDNDDFMACQPAAAATTDPQPAPSEACCATLGKADLRCLCSYKNSPWLSLYNIDPKRAMELPAKCGLTTPPDC